From one Perca flavescens isolate YP-PL-M2 chromosome 4, PFLA_1.0, whole genome shotgun sequence genomic stretch:
- the LOC114554013 gene encoding ADP-ribosylation factor 3, which yields MGNIFGNLLKSLIGKKEMRILMVGLDAAGKTTILYKLKLGEIVTTIPTIGFNVETVEYKNISFTVWDVGGQDKIRPLWRHYFQNTQGLIFVVDSNDRERVNEAREELMRMLAEDELRDAVLLVFANKQDLPNAMNAAEITDKLGLHSLRHRNWYIQATCATSGDGLYEGLDWLANQLKNKK from the exons ATGGGGAACATTTTTGGGAATTTGCTGAAGAGCCTCATAGGGAAGAAGGAGATGAGGATCTTGATGGTGGGGCTTGATGCTGCAGGAAAAACGACAATCCTCTACAAGCTCAAACTGGGGGAAATAGTCACCACCATCCCAACCATTG GGTTTAACGTGGAGACGGTGGAGTACAAGAACATCAGCTTCACTGTGTGGGATGTCGGCGGACAGGACAAGATCCGCCCCCTTTGGAGACACTACTTTCAGAACACACAGG GTCTAATCTTTGTGGTGGACAGTAACGACAGAGAGCGTGTGAACGAAGCACGAGAGGAGCTGATGAGGATGTTGGCTGAGGACGAACTGAGAGATGCAGTCCTCCTTGTGTTTGCGAACAAACAG GACTTACCGAATGCCATGAATGCTGCCGAGATCACAGACAAGTTGGGCTTACACTCCCTGCGCCACCGTAACTGGTATATCCAGGCCACCTGCGCCACCAGCGGCGACGGCCTCTATGAGGGTCTTGATTGGCTGGCCAATCAACTCAAGAACAAGAAATAA